A genome region from Blautia coccoides includes the following:
- a CDS encoding ABC transporter permease: MTSALEWKKMRRTGFFPAFLAGGLLTAAVPVVNTALRPESFVDQQAPPTVILTGANWQIMSMLLSFLLIIGACIMYHTEFADNAMQRMDTLPKHQENLFFGKCSVLLVLTAGVLVLGGTAFLFCGWKWFSADRIFTAEIGKSMGFSFVMFLPLLIFMTAVSSLCKNMWISLGIGTISLFMTSILQNGGGILSYLPFMMPMKIYLALQDTQAVKCLIISCVETVGIGVLEIICLKIRRNFT; the protein is encoded by the coding sequence ATGACATCAGCATTGGAGTGGAAAAAGATGAGGCGGACCGGCTTCTTCCCTGCCTTTTTAGCCGGTGGACTTCTGACGGCAGCAGTTCCGGTGGTTAATACTGCGCTCCGCCCGGAAAGCTTTGTGGATCAGCAGGCTCCCCCCACAGTGATCTTGACGGGAGCCAACTGGCAGATTATGTCTATGCTTTTGTCCTTTCTCCTTATTATCGGCGCGTGTATTATGTACCACACAGAATTTGCTGACAATGCCATGCAGCGCATGGATACCCTCCCAAAGCATCAGGAGAATCTGTTCTTTGGCAAATGCAGTGTGCTGCTGGTTTTGACAGCGGGGGTGCTGGTTCTGGGAGGCACAGCTTTTCTGTTCTGCGGATGGAAGTGGTTCTCAGCGGACCGAATATTTACGGCAGAGATAGGAAAGAGCATGGGATTTTCATTTGTCATGTTTCTTCCGCTGCTCATTTTTATGACAGCAGTATCCTCCCTGTGTAAAAATATGTGGATATCACTGGGAATCGGCACCATCTCTCTGTTTATGACTTCCATCCTTCAGAATGGAGGCGGAATACTTTCTTATCTGCCGTTTATGATGCCCATGAAGATATACCTGGCGCTTCAGGATACACAGGCTGTTAAATGTCTTATCATATCTTGCGTGGAAACCGTGGGCATTGGAGTGCTGGAAATCATATGTCTAAAAATAAGGAGGAATTTCACATGA
- the purM gene encoding phosphoribosylformylglycinamidine cyclo-ligase, which yields MLDSVKIGGFISRKRRELGMTQQHLADRLNISFQAVSKWENGSTFPNVELLPELSKAMEVTVDELLSGCEKDGEELSYSKAGVDIAYTDTIKKEMAKHLETRDKRVLNGLGPFASLYDISFPEIKNPVLVLKSEEPGSKQKLAMEYGYTDSICHDMINHLVNDIAVMGAKPLAVLDTIVCGNAEKDTISALVKGVSDACRENECSLVGGETSVQPAVVEKGLYVLTSSIAGIVERDRIIDGSAIEEGDIVLALASNGLHTNGYSLVRMLMDRMPEIKLEKVDGMTFTEQIMKPHTPYYKALKGIMEKNCVHGMAHITGGGIEGNLCRVIPDGLSAVIELDKIRTLPVFRFIRQCGNISDKEMLSTFNCGVGFILVVHREAAAQTAAYLSRYYDCYEIGCIRANEQKIVMENKLNWQ from the coding sequence ATGCTTGACAGTGTGAAAATAGGAGGTTTTATTTCCAGAAAAAGAAGAGAGCTAGGAATGACGCAGCAGCACCTTGCCGACAGGCTGAATATTTCTTTTCAGGCTGTTTCCAAATGGGAGAACGGCAGCACATTTCCAAATGTGGAGTTGCTCCCTGAGCTCTCAAAAGCCATGGAGGTGACCGTGGACGAACTGCTTTCGGGCTGTGAGAAGGACGGGGAGGAGTTGTCCTACAGTAAGGCGGGAGTGGACATTGCCTACACGGATACGATCAAAAAGGAAATGGCAAAGCACCTGGAGACAAGGGATAAAAGGGTTTTGAACGGACTTGGTCCATTTGCGTCTCTCTATGATATTTCTTTTCCGGAGATAAAGAATCCTGTGCTGGTATTGAAATCAGAGGAACCGGGGTCCAAGCAGAAGCTTGCCATGGAGTATGGTTATACGGATTCCATCTGTCATGATATGATAAACCACCTGGTCAATGACATTGCCGTTATGGGGGCAAAGCCACTTGCCGTGCTGGACACGATCGTATGTGGAAATGCCGAAAAGGATACGATCAGCGCACTGGTCAAAGGCGTGTCAGATGCCTGCCGGGAGAATGAATGCTCCCTGGTGGGAGGGGAGACAAGCGTGCAGCCGGCAGTGGTGGAAAAGGGGCTGTATGTGCTTACCTCCAGTATTGCCGGGATCGTGGAGAGAGACAGGATCATTGACGGCTCTGCCATAGAGGAGGGGGATATAGTGCTGGCGCTTGCGTCTAACGGGCTGCATACCAACGGATATTCCTTGGTCCGTATGCTCATGGACCGGATGCCGGAAATTAAGCTGGAAAAGGTGGATGGCATGACATTCACTGAGCAGATCATGAAACCCCATACGCCTTATTATAAAGCCCTGAAGGGGATAATGGAAAAAAACTGTGTTCACGGCATGGCACACATTACAGGCGGCGGCATAGAAGGGAATCTGTGCCGGGTGATCCCGGACGGATTAAGTGCTGTGATAGAGCTGGATAAGATAAGGACACTGCCTGTCTTCCGGTTTATCAGGCAGTGCGGCAATATAAGCGATAAGGAAATGCTCTCCACATTCAACTGTGGTGTGGGATTTATCCTGGTTGTGCATCGGGAGGCGGCAGCACAGACAGCCGCTTATCTGAGCCGATACTATGACTGCTATGAGATTGGGTGTATCCGGGCAAATGAACAGAAGATCGTAATGGAGAATAAGTTAAACTGGCAGTGA
- a CDS encoding ABC transporter ATP-binding protein translates to MNIIETYHLTKEYADFTAVTDLNMHIRQGSVYGFLGPNGAGKSTTMKMFLGLTKPTKGRFTINNHTFPGDRMKILREVGSFIEAPAFYGNLTGEENLEIIRKILGLPKSSVAETLEMVGLTQYRSRLARKYSLGMKQRLGLASALMGRPPILLLDEPTNGLDPVGIHEIRTLIRSLPKKYDCTVLVSSHLLPEVELMADDIGILNHGRLLFEGNLKELRQTADFEGYPSDNLEDTFLAMVEEDNRKRGAGR, encoded by the coding sequence ATGAATATTATAGAAACATATCATCTGACAAAAGAATACGCTGATTTTACCGCTGTCACAGACCTGAACATGCACATACGCCAGGGCAGTGTCTATGGATTCCTGGGACCAAACGGAGCCGGAAAATCCACTACCATGAAAATGTTTTTGGGACTGACAAAACCCACAAAAGGCCGCTTTACCATTAACAACCACACATTTCCTGGAGACAGGATGAAAATTCTCAGGGAGGTAGGCTCTTTTATAGAGGCCCCTGCTTTTTATGGCAACCTGACAGGTGAGGAGAATCTGGAGATCATAAGAAAAATCCTAGGTCTTCCCAAATCCAGTGTGGCGGAAACCCTGGAGATGGTGGGGCTGACCCAGTACCGCAGCCGCCTTGCCAGAAAATATTCTCTTGGCATGAAGCAAAGGCTGGGGCTGGCTTCCGCCCTTATGGGAAGACCGCCCATTTTGCTCCTGGATGAGCCAACGAATGGTCTTGATCCTGTGGGAATCCATGAAATCAGGACATTGATCCGTTCTCTCCCGAAAAAGTACGACTGCACAGTTTTGGTATCTTCCCATCTGCTTCCCGAGGTGGAGCTTATGGCAGATGATATCGGAATTTTGAATCATGGCCGCCTGCTCTTTGAAGGAAATCTGAAGGAACTGAGACAGACGGCTGATTTTGAAGGATACCCATCCGATAATCTGGAAGACACTTTTCTGGCAATGGTGGAGGAAGATAACAGAAAGAGAGGTGCCGGAAGATGA
- a CDS encoding NAD-dependent epimerase/dehydratase family protein: MKTLYLVTGADGHLGSTIVRLLKKQNLPVRGLLLPGKAAPDIPGVRYFHGDIRNPESLKPFFENAGHRELAVIHTAGMISIAEHVTPDLYDVNVNGTKNIISLCLQYKVKRLLYVSSVHAIPEQNKLKVLHETTEFSPDLVVGAYAKTKAEATRAVLDAVDEGLDAVVVHPSGILGPFDTSGNHLVQMVTDYIEGRLPACVNGGYDFVDVRDVASGCLAALERGRKGECYILSNRHYEIKDVLKMVKMQSGGRRLPVLPMWMAKMAAPLIGGICRMKKRRPLYTRYSLYTLQSNDRFDHTKATAELGFKPRDLFQTIADTIAWLKKKSHGILI, encoded by the coding sequence ATGAAAACACTATATCTTGTTACAGGAGCAGACGGTCACCTTGGCAGTACCATTGTCCGCCTGTTGAAAAAACAGAACCTTCCTGTGAGAGGACTGCTTCTCCCCGGAAAGGCCGCACCGGATATCCCTGGTGTCCGGTATTTCCACGGAGATATACGGAATCCAGAAAGCTTAAAGCCCTTTTTTGAAAATGCCGGACACAGGGAATTAGCTGTCATACACACCGCAGGCATGATATCCATTGCAGAACATGTCACCCCTGACCTATACGATGTCAATGTAAACGGAACAAAAAACATAATCTCCCTGTGCCTGCAATACAAAGTAAAAAGACTCCTCTATGTAAGCTCTGTACACGCCATCCCGGAACAGAATAAACTGAAAGTCCTGCATGAGACAACAGAATTTTCTCCCGATCTGGTGGTTGGCGCCTATGCCAAGACAAAGGCGGAGGCTACCAGGGCTGTGCTGGACGCTGTAGATGAGGGCCTTGATGCTGTAGTTGTCCATCCCTCAGGAATCCTGGGGCCTTTTGATACCTCAGGCAATCACCTGGTGCAGATGGTAACGGATTATATAGAAGGCCGTCTACCGGCCTGTGTGAACGGCGGATATGATTTTGTGGATGTCCGGGATGTGGCGTCCGGCTGTCTGGCTGCCTTGGAGCGCGGAAGAAAAGGAGAATGTTATATTCTCTCAAACCGTCACTATGAGATAAAAGACGTTCTAAAAATGGTTAAGATGCAGAGCGGCGGCAGACGCCTGCCGGTTCTTCCCATGTGGATGGCAAAAATGGCGGCACCTCTCATCGGCGGCATCTGCCGGATGAAAAAGCGCCGCCCCCTGTACACCCGCTATTCCCTGTATACTCTGCAGAGCAATGACCGTTTTGACCACACAAAGGCCACTGCTGAGCTGGGTTTCAAGCCAAGGGATTTATTTCAGACCATTGCAGATACCATTGCCTGGCTGAAGAAGAAAAGTCATGGCATTTTGATTTAA
- a CDS encoding MATE family efflux transporter: MQKQISREFYKYISLNVLGMLGLSCYILADTFFISKRLGADGLTALNLAISVYSIINGLGLMLGIGGATRFAICRAQNETQKGNQVFTASAAAGITVGLVLLLVGAVGSDAVAKVLGAEGVIQEMTGSYLKTILGFAPFFIMNNILIAFVRNDGSPRLSMAAMLTGSFSNIVLDYVFLFPLNMGIFGAALATGFAPVISLVLLSLHFIRRKNQFTWSFGFNMRAFARQVSDICSLGISAFINELSSAVVLIVFNLLILRLAGNTGVAAYGIVANLALVAVSVFTGISQGSQPLISRFYGEGRKRECTGVFLRAVLLAAGVGILFSAAAFGFTGNLVGIFNSEGNQELAKIAFWGLRLYFLGFCPAGINIVAAAFMGAVERGRESFSIAFARGVAAILFFAFVLSFIWKMDGIWLAFPAAEVSTLLLTAGLWRNYKRGTLPEVE; the protein is encoded by the coding sequence ATGCAGAAACAAATAAGCAGAGAATTTTATAAGTACATATCCCTGAATGTCCTGGGAATGCTGGGCTTGTCCTGTTATATTCTGGCGGATACATTCTTTATCTCAAAGAGACTGGGGGCAGATGGCCTGACAGCACTGAATCTGGCTATTTCCGTCTACAGTATCATAAACGGGCTGGGCCTGATGCTGGGAATCGGAGGCGCCACACGTTTTGCTATCTGCCGGGCACAGAATGAGACGCAAAAGGGAAATCAGGTATTTACCGCTTCGGCGGCAGCGGGTATCACCGTGGGACTGGTGCTGCTGCTTGTGGGGGCTGTCGGTTCAGATGCTGTGGCAAAAGTCCTGGGAGCTGAGGGCGTTATACAGGAGATGACAGGCAGTTATTTGAAGACGATCCTGGGATTTGCGCCGTTTTTTATTATGAACAATATACTGATCGCGTTTGTCCGAAACGACGGCAGCCCGCGTCTTTCCATGGCGGCTATGCTGACCGGGAGCTTTTCTAATATTGTGCTCGATTATGTATTCTTATTTCCCCTCAATATGGGAATCTTCGGAGCTGCCCTTGCCACCGGTTTTGCCCCGGTCATCAGCCTGGTACTTTTGTCTCTGCACTTTATCAGGAGGAAAAACCAATTTACCTGGAGCTTTGGATTTAATATGAGAGCATTTGCACGGCAGGTGTCAGATATCTGCAGCCTGGGAATATCCGCGTTCATCAATGAGCTGTCCTCTGCGGTTGTGCTCATTGTGTTTAACCTGCTGATACTGCGACTGGCGGGAAACACAGGTGTGGCGGCTTACGGCATTGTGGCGAATCTGGCTCTGGTGGCGGTATCTGTCTTTACCGGCATCTCGCAGGGCAGCCAGCCCCTGATCAGCCGCTTCTACGGGGAAGGCAGAAAAAGGGAATGTACCGGTGTGTTTTTAAGAGCGGTCCTGCTGGCAGCAGGCGTGGGAATCCTCTTCAGTGCTGCCGCATTTGGGTTTACCGGAAATCTGGTGGGGATCTTTAACAGCGAGGGGAATCAGGAACTTGCGAAGATCGCCTTTTGGGGATTAAGGCTGTATTTTCTGGGCTTTTGTCCGGCAGGGATCAACATTGTGGCAGCAGCTTTTATGGGAGCCGTGGAGAGAGGAAGGGAATCTTTTTCTATTGCCTTTGCAAGAGGTGTTGCTGCCATCTTGTTTTTCGCTTTTGTACTGTCTTTTATCTGGAAGATGGACGGGATCTGGCTGGCTTTTCCGGCGGCTGAGGTTTCAACCCTGCTTCTGACGGCAGGTCTTTGGAGAAATTATAAAAGAGGGACTCTACCGGAGGTTGAATAG
- a CDS encoding L-aspartate oxidase: MKREKTDIVIVGTGVAGLFAALHLPREKQVLMLTKDDPENSDSYLAQGGICVLHDEEDYDLFMEDTLKAGHYENRRESVDVMIRSSREVIDELIACGVDFNHRNGELAYTREGAHSRPRILFHKDITGKEITSRLLEAVQKLPNVKILTRTTMIDILEENNRCYGIVARREDGSTFGITAQDTIWACGGIGGLYEHSTNFPHLTGDALAIALKHGIELEHPDYVQIHPTTLYSKKPGRRFLISESVRGEGAKLYNANMERFANEVLPRDILADAIHRQMEIDHKPYVWLDMRPLGEEEIMSHFPNIFERCLEEGFDVRKECIPVVPAQHYFMGGVKVDLDSRTTMENLYAAGETSCNGVHGANRLASNSLLESLVFAKRAAMRISACEAQENGKMCREKAAMLLAKAEREGFPRQEELQRMYGESVLKEIERVKKAV; encoded by the coding sequence ATGAAAAGAGAAAAGACAGATATCGTGATCGTGGGAACAGGAGTTGCTGGGCTTTTTGCAGCTCTTCACCTGCCGAGAGAGAAACAGGTTCTGATGCTGACAAAGGATGATCCGGAGAACAGTGATTCTTATCTGGCACAGGGCGGCATCTGCGTGCTGCACGATGAAGAGGATTATGATTTGTTTATGGAGGACACCCTGAAGGCCGGTCATTATGAAAACAGGAGAGAATCTGTGGATGTGATGATCCGTTCCTCCAGAGAGGTGATAGATGAACTGATCGCCTGTGGTGTGGACTTTAACCACAGAAACGGGGAACTTGCCTATACCAGAGAGGGTGCCCATTCCAGGCCTAGAATCCTGTTTCACAAAGATATCACGGGGAAAGAGATCACAAGCAGGCTGCTGGAAGCGGTCCAAAAACTTCCCAATGTAAAAATTTTGACACGGACAACAATGATTGATATACTGGAGGAGAATAACCGGTGTTACGGTATCGTGGCACGCCGGGAGGACGGCAGTACCTTTGGGATCACAGCCCAGGATACAATATGGGCATGCGGCGGGATTGGCGGGCTTTATGAACATTCCACAAATTTTCCTCATCTGACGGGAGACGCCCTTGCCATTGCCCTGAAACACGGCATTGAGCTGGAGCATCCCGATTACGTGCAGATTCACCCTACAACCTTATATTCCAAGAAACCGGGCCGCAGGTTCCTCATATCAGAATCCGTGCGCGGGGAAGGCGCCAAATTATACAATGCCAATATGGAGCGTTTTGCCAATGAGGTCCTTCCGCGGGACATCCTTGCAGATGCCATACACAGGCAGATGGAGATAGATCACAAACCTTATGTATGGCTGGATATGCGCCCTCTTGGGGAGGAAGAGATCATGTCTCATTTCCCCAATATTTTCGAGCGCTGTCTTGAAGAAGGGTTTGATGTGAGAAAAGAATGTATACCTGTTGTACCTGCCCAGCACTATTTTATGGGCGGGGTAAAAGTGGATCTGGACAGCAGGACCACTATGGAAAATCTCTATGCTGCAGGAGAGACAAGCTGCAACGGAGTACACGGAGCCAACCGACTGGCAAGCAATTCCCTTTTGGAGAGCCTGGTGTTCGCAAAACGGGCGGCCATGCGGATCTCAGCATGTGAAGCGCAGGAGAATGGGAAAATGTGCCGGGAAAAAGCAGCTATGCTTCTGGCAAAGGCAGAGAGGGAAGGTTTTCCGAGACAGGAAGAGCTTCAAAGAATGTATGGAGAGAGCGTTTTAAAAGAAATCGAAAGGGTGAAAAAAGCAGTATGA
- a CDS encoding ABC transporter permease, translated as MSFLSLTGVELKKIRRSGILWILVIPVFLIWLTSVINADINFTMGNEGISPENNFFIQSFMGYAWFMYPASIVISTVMLIQTERRNRGILKMLALPVSAARLCLAKFCVLLLLAAAQMLFMTLAYFPSAAIASHTQGYDFMLPVIDILREAGTIYISSIPMAAFFWLLAVCIRTPIFSMGVGMASIVPSVLLINTKIWFAYPMCYPFLMTASRMHELASNMGTFAFELIPFIPAAVGITVVSLFTACICFGQAERR; from the coding sequence ATGAGCTTTTTATCGCTGACAGGAGTAGAACTGAAAAAGATACGCCGCTCAGGTATCCTCTGGATCTTGGTGATCCCCGTATTTCTCATATGGCTGACCAGTGTGATCAACGCGGATATTAATTTTACCATGGGAAATGAGGGGATATCCCCGGAAAATAACTTTTTTATCCAGAGCTTTATGGGATATGCCTGGTTCATGTACCCTGCAAGTATTGTGATCAGTACAGTGATGCTGATACAGACGGAACGCAGGAACAGGGGAATCCTGAAAATGCTGGCTCTGCCTGTATCTGCGGCACGCCTCTGCCTGGCAAAATTTTGTGTCCTTCTTTTGCTGGCAGCAGCACAGATGCTGTTTATGACACTGGCATACTTCCCCAGTGCAGCCATTGCGTCCCATACTCAGGGTTATGATTTTATGCTGCCTGTCATTGACATACTGAGAGAGGCGGGAACAATCTATATTTCTTCTATACCCATGGCTGCGTTTTTTTGGCTGCTTGCCGTGTGTATCCGGACACCTATTTTTTCCATGGGTGTGGGTATGGCGTCTATTGTACCGTCTGTCCTTCTTATCAACACGAAAATATGGTTTGCGTACCCTATGTGCTATCCGTTTCTCATGACTGCGTCCAGAATGCATGAGCTGGCGTCAAATATGGGAACCTTTGCTTTTGAGCTGATACCGTTTATACCTGCAGCAGTGGGAATCACGGTGGTTAGTCTGTTTACCGCCTGTATTTGTTTCGGACAGGCAGAGAGGAGATAG
- a CDS encoding metallophosphoesterase family protein: protein MKIAVLSDTHGLLRPEVMEIVNTCDAVLHGGDINTRKIVDELSKDKPLYIVRGNNDKEWAEDIPPFLRFELDGITFYMVHNKKEIPQDLTGVNVVVFGHSHKYSEERKDGCLFLNPGSCGRRRFNQDITMAVLETGKGGIQVSRIDIPHTDAAIKAREESGFQNNIPQSEPQKPSCKNPSGDIQ, encoded by the coding sequence ATGAAAATAGCAGTCTTATCCGATACCCATGGACTTCTTCGCCCTGAGGTGATGGAAATTGTAAATACCTGTGATGCAGTTCTTCATGGCGGAGATATCAACACCCGTAAAATTGTGGATGAACTTTCAAAAGATAAGCCTCTGTATATTGTCAGAGGAAACAATGACAAAGAATGGGCGGAAGATATACCGCCATTCCTGCGATTTGAACTGGACGGTATTACTTTCTATATGGTGCATAATAAAAAGGAGATTCCCCAGGATCTGACAGGTGTAAATGTGGTGGTATTCGGCCATTCCCATAAATATTCGGAGGAACGAAAAGACGGATGCCTTTTTCTTAACCCGGGAAGCTGCGGAAGACGCCGTTTTAACCAGGATATCACCATGGCAGTTCTGGAGACAGGGAAGGGAGGGATACAGGTAAGCCGCATAGACATTCCCCACACAGATGCAGCTATAAAAGCCCGGGAGGAAAGCGGTTTTCAAAATAACATACCGCAGAGTGAACCGCAAAAACCCTCTTGCAAAAATCCCTCCGGTGATATACAATAG
- a CDS encoding transcription repressor NadR: MNGEKRRQEILEYIRRSPEPVSGTKLAQRFQVSRQVIVQDIALLRAQNQDILSTHRGYVFHAPVFASRVFYVCHKDSEILEELNLIVDCGGKVEDVFIRHEVYGQLRADLSVDSRKKAAEFVKGIQGGKSSPLKNITSGYHYHTVLADSEQTLDEIAKELFTRGFLAEAGTKIS; encoded by the coding sequence ATGAACGGCGAAAAACGCAGACAGGAAATTTTAGAATATATCAGGCGCAGCCCGGAACCTGTTTCCGGCACGAAGCTGGCACAGCGGTTCCAGGTCAGCCGCCAGGTGATAGTGCAGGATATTGCACTTTTGCGGGCGCAGAACCAGGATATTCTTTCCACCCATCGGGGCTATGTATTTCATGCGCCGGTGTTTGCGAGCCGTGTGTTCTATGTATGTCATAAGGACAGTGAGATACTGGAGGAACTGAATCTGATCGTGGACTGCGGAGGCAAGGTGGAGGATGTGTTCATACGCCATGAAGTTTATGGGCAGTTAAGGGCAGATTTATCTGTTGATTCCAGGAAGAAAGCCGCTGAGTTTGTAAAAGGCATTCAGGGTGGCAAATCAAGCCCTTTGAAGAACATTACGTCCGGCTATCATTATCATACAGTCCTTGCGGACAGCGAGCAGACACTGGATGAGATAGCAAAAGAGCTTTTTACACGTGGTTTTCTGGCTGAGGCGGGAACCAAGATATCGTAA
- a CDS encoding TetR/AcrR family transcriptional regulator: MGKSGDQRTRMTKQLIRKAFMELLREKPIQSISIRELCGLAGINRGTFYTHYKDIYDLLEQIEEEMTREIEKALEPLLSVENRELTPLKITTHIFRCLKENADLCTVTLGDYGDKTFAVRLLSLGREKCVEAYSRFFAMASPKEIEYFYAFASAGCIGLLEEWLREGMVTGAEEIAAMAEDMMMYGVGCLKK, from the coding sequence ATGGGAAAATCAGGCGACCAGAGAACCAGGATGACAAAGCAGCTGATCAGGAAAGCGTTTATGGAACTGCTTCGCGAAAAGCCTATACAAAGTATTTCCATCAGGGAGCTGTGCGGCCTTGCTGGTATCAACAGGGGAACTTTTTATACACATTATAAAGATATTTATGACCTGCTTGAGCAGATAGAGGAGGAGATGACCAGAGAAATTGAAAAAGCCCTGGAACCGCTTCTGTCTGTGGAGAATAGGGAACTGACTCCACTGAAGATCACCACCCACATTTTCCGGTGTCTGAAGGAAAATGCGGATCTGTGTACAGTCACTCTGGGGGATTACGGGGATAAAACCTTTGCTGTGCGGCTGCTGAGTCTTGGCCGTGAAAAATGCGTGGAAGCCTACTCCCGGTTCTTTGCCATGGCGTCCCCAAAGGAGATAGAGTATTTCTATGCCTTTGCCAGTGCGGGATGTATCGGGCTTTTGGAGGAATGGCTCAGAGAGGGCATGGTGACGGGCGCGGAAGAGATTGCGGCCATGGCTGAGGATATGATGATGTATGGGGTCGGGTGTTTGAAAAAATAG
- the nadC gene encoding carboxylating nicotinate-nucleotide diphosphorylase → MNQITMKLNADHLIMQALQEDITSEDITTNAVMREECPGEVQLICKQDGVIAGLEVFKRVFELLDEKTEVEFYVKDGDRVANGQLMATLHGDIRVLLSGERVALNYLQRMSGIASYTRQIADLLEGSKTKLLDTRKTTPNMRVFEKYAVKVGGGYNHRYNLSDGILLKDNHIGAAGSVRKAVEMAKEYAPFVRKIEVEVENLDMVREAVEAGADIIMLDNMTPDMMKEAIRIIDGRAETECSGNVTRENVERLVSIGVDYISSGALTHSAPILDISLKNLHPVCR, encoded by the coding sequence ATGAATCAGATCACAATGAAATTAAATGCAGACCATTTGATCATGCAGGCTCTGCAGGAAGATATAACAAGCGAGGATATCACCACCAATGCGGTGATGCGGGAGGAATGCCCCGGTGAAGTACAGCTCATCTGCAAGCAGGACGGCGTGATCGCAGGTCTTGAAGTTTTTAAAAGAGTGTTTGAACTTTTGGATGAAAAGACAGAGGTGGAATTTTACGTCAAAGACGGAGACCGGGTGGCGAATGGCCAGCTTATGGCAACCCTGCACGGAGATATCCGTGTGCTGCTCTCAGGAGAGCGGGTTGCACTGAACTATCTGCAGAGAATGAGCGGAATTGCCAGCTATACGAGACAGATCGCGGATTTGCTTGAAGGTAGTAAGACTAAGCTTCTGGATACCAGGAAGACGACACCGAATATGCGTGTTTTTGAGAAATATGCGGTAAAGGTAGGCGGCGGATATAATCACAGATATAATTTGTCCGATGGGATCTTATTAAAAGACAATCATATCGGAGCGGCAGGCAGTGTGAGGAAGGCTGTGGAAATGGCTAAGGAATACGCGCCCTTTGTGCGCAAGATAGAAGTGGAAGTGGAGAATCTTGATATGGTGAGAGAGGCTGTGGAAGCAGGGGCTGATATCATCATGCTGGATAATATGACTCCGGATATGATGAAGGAAGCCATCCGCATCATTGACGGAAGAGCCGAGACAGAGTGTTCCGGCAATGTGACCAGGGAGAACGTGGAAAGGCTTGTGTCTATAGGTGTGGATTATATATCCAGCGGGGCCTTAACTCATTCTGCACCGATCCTGGACATTTCCCTTAAAAATCTGCATCCCGTATGCCGCTAA
- the nadA gene encoding quinolinate synthase NadA has product MDSIYREIEELKKEKDAVILAHYYVPGEVQACADYIGDSFYLSKIATKLEASTLVFAGVTFMGESAKILNPGKTVLMPDTTADCPMAHMAAAEKIEKMREEYEDLAVVCYINSSAALKTCADVCVTSSNAVEIVKKLPNKNIFFIPDENLGSYVAQQVPEKNVILNDGYCYVHKEVKKEQAEEIKRLHPGVEFLVHPECTKEVLELADYIGSTSGIIDYATNSDKKEFIIGTENGVLYELQQKNPDKKFYTLPGGQTCASMKKVTLEKVRDCLKYNKGEVSVDDSLREKANVPLNRMLETAK; this is encoded by the coding sequence GTGGATTCCATTTACCGGGAAATCGAGGAACTGAAGAAAGAAAAGGACGCAGTGATCCTTGCCCACTATTATGTGCCGGGCGAGGTGCAGGCATGTGCGGATTATATTGGAGATTCTTTTTATCTGAGTAAGATCGCCACAAAGCTGGAAGCCAGTACCCTGGTCTTTGCGGGGGTGACTTTCATGGGAGAGAGTGCAAAAATTCTGAACCCTGGAAAAACCGTGCTCATGCCGGATACCACAGCGGACTGTCCCATGGCTCATATGGCTGCCGCTGAGAAAATTGAGAAAATGAGAGAAGAATATGAAGACCTGGCAGTTGTCTGTTATATCAATTCCAGTGCCGCGCTGAAGACCTGCGCAGATGTATGTGTGACTTCCTCAAATGCGGTGGAGATCGTAAAAAAACTTCCAAATAAAAATATATTTTTTATTCCGGATGAAAACCTGGGCAGTTATGTAGCACAACAGGTTCCGGAGAAAAATGTGATCCTCAATGACGGTTACTGCTATGTACATAAAGAAGTAAAGAAAGAACAGGCAGAAGAAATTAAGCGTCTCCACCCAGGTGTGGAATTCTTAGTGCACCCGGAGTGTACAAAAGAAGTGCTGGAGCTTGCCGATTATATTGGGAGTACATCGGGGATCATTGACTATGCCACGAACAGCGACAAGAAGGAATTCATCATCGGAACAGAAAACGGTGTGTTGTATGAACTGCAGCAAAAGAATCCGGACAAGAAGTTTTATACGCTTCCCGGCGGACAGACCTGTGCATCTATGAAGAAAGTAACACTGGAAAAGGTGCGCGACTGTCTGAAATACAATAAAGGAGAGGTAAGCGTGGATGACAGCCTCCGCGAAAAGGCCAATGTGCCATTGAACCGGATGCTCGAGACCGCAAAGTAG